A DNA window from Onthophagus taurus isolate NC chromosome 1, IU_Otau_3.0, whole genome shotgun sequence contains the following coding sequences:
- the LOC111417250 gene encoding charged multivesicular body protein 3 produces the protein MGLFGKSPERNPKDLVNEWTHKLRKEGYQLDRQIRAIQREEDKVKRSLKEAAKKNDKDTALILAKEVLRARKAITKIYTSKAHINSVQLQMKGQLATLRVAGSLSKSTEVMQAMQQLVRMPEVAHTMQEMSKEMMKAGIIEEMLDETFENMEDTEEMEEAAQSEIDKVLFEITEGKLGEAPVPPEEGAEKEKPVVVEAEDEEELVEMQSRLAALKS, from the exons atgggtCTTTTTGGAAAATCGCCTGAAAGAAATCCAAAAGATTTG gTTAACGAATGGACGCATAAATTGAGGAAAGAAGGTTATCAACTTGATAGGCAAATTAGAG CAATTCAAAGAGAGGAAGACAAAGTTAAGCGATCGTTAAAAGAAGccgcaaaaaaaaatgataaagataCCGCTTTAATATTGGCAAAAGAAGTTTTACGAGCCAGAAAAGCCATCACTAAAATTTATACATCAAAAGCTCACATAAATTCAGTTCAACTACAAATGAAAGGTCAATTAG CTACTTTACGCGTTGCGGGGTCATTATCGAAATCAACGGAAGTGATGCAAGCGATGCAACAATTAGTTAGAATGCCGGAAGTTGCACACACAAtgcaagaaatgtcaaaagaAATGATGAAAGCTGGAATAATAGAAGAAATGTTAGATGAAACATTCGAAAATATGGAAGACACCGAAGAAATGGAAGAGGCGGCGCAATCTGAAAttgataaagttttatttgaaattactGAAGGTAAACTTGGGGAAGCTCCGGTTCCACCTGAAGAAGGAGCTGAAAAAGAGAAACCTGTCGTtgttgaagctgaagatgaagaagaattGGTTGAAATGCAATCACGATTAGCTGCTttgaaatcataa
- the LOC111417255 gene encoding kelch-like ECH-associated protein 1B isoform X1 — MKFPNWKCDNYSDEESFSDDEDLSLNMDIEEDFPYITNDSTSTCSASSPRKGNSKSSGGCNSEIGDMSFSMFEYIKDAMRAMDMMRGHQMLTDVILEVGTELFHVHRVVLAAASPYFKAMFTGGLKESEMKRVKLQGVSPTAMNRLIHFMYTGRIRVTENTVCQLLPAATMFQVTNVIQACCDFLEQQLDPSNAIGIANFAEQHGCNDLCRKANQYIERNFSQICHEEEFLQLSAFQLVNLIKKDELNVQEEKEVYNAVLKWVKYDEDTRHVKMENILCAVRCQFLTPKFLNDQIAKCDVLKKTPACRLYLSKIFQDLTLHKRTAVKQRTPNTPRIIYVAGGYFRQSLNVLEGYNVDDKTWHQLDNLTVPRSGLGGAFLKGNFYAVGGRNNTPGTNDDSDWVDRYNPIKDTWRPCSPMSAPRNRVGVAVMDGLLYAVGGSEGLKYHNSVECYDPENDRWTNVKPMHTKRLAPGVTVVNRLLYAIGGFDGKNRLNSAECYHPENDEWSLIAPMHTARSGAGVAAINQFIYVIGGFDGTRQRNSVERYDTERDVWEFVTSMKISRSALSVTVLDCKIYAIGGYDGQNFLDNVEVYDPARDVWEDGVPLTSGRSGHASAVCYQSPGLQTCDISPRPSCSDHFSPRSNSSSHFSSPRSNYSIT, encoded by the exons atGAAATTCCCAAATTGGAAGTGTGATAATTATTCTGATGAAGAAAGTTTTTCtgatgatgaagatttaag TTTAAATATGGACATTGAGGAAGATTTTCCTTACATCACAAACGATTCTACGTCCACTTGTTCGGCGTCCAGTCCAAGAAAAGGAAATAGTAAATCAAGCGGTGGCTGTAACTCGGAAATTGGGGACATGAGTTTTAGTATGTTCGAGTATATCAAAGATGCGATGAGg GCGATGGACATGATGCGTGGCCATCAAATGTTAACAGATGTAATTTTAGAAGTAGGAACAGAATTATTTCACGTTCATCGAGTAGTTTTAGCGGCAGCTAGTCCTTATTTTAAAGCAATGTTCACGGGAGGTTTAAAAGAATCGGAAATGAAACGGGTGAAACTCCAAGGGGTTTCGCCGACGGCAATGAACCGACTGATACATTTTATGTACACCGGAAGGATACGAGTAACGGAAAACACTGTGTGTCAACTTTTACCTGCCGCGACGATGTTTCAG GTTACGAACGTGATTCAAGCATGCTGTGATTTTTTGGAACAACAATTGGATCCTAGTAATGCTATTGGCATTGCTAATTTTGCAGAACAACATGGTTGTAATGATTTATGTAGGAAAGCCAATCAGTatattgaaagaaattttagtcag ataTGTCACGAAGAagaatttttacaattaagcGCCTTTCAATTAgtaaatttgatcaaaaaagACGAATTGAACGtacaagaagaaaaagaagtatACAACGCAGTTTTAAAATGGGTAAAATACGACGAGGATACCAGACACGTAAAAATGGAGAACATATTATGCGCAGTTCGATGTCAGTTTTTAACGCCAAAGTTCCTTAACGATCAAATTGCGAAATgcgatgttttaaaaaaaacaccAGCATGTAGAttgtatttatcaaaaatatttcaagatCTAACGTTGCATAAACGAACGGCCGTTAAACAACGTACCCCAAACACGCCTAGAATAATTTATGTAGCAGGGGGTTATTTTCGACAATCATTAAATGTTTTAGAAGGTTATAATGTTGATGATAAAACGTGGCATCAATTGGATAATTTAACCGTACCTAGATCTGGATTAGGAGGAGCTTTTTTGaag ggCAATTTTTATGCTGTCGGTGGAAGAAACAATACTCCAGGCACAAATGACGATTCCGATTGGGTTGATAGATACAATCCAATTAAAGATACTTGGAGACCTTGTAGTCCTATGTCTGCACCAAGAAATCGAGTTGGAGTTGCTGTTATGGATGGGCTTTTATATGCCGTCGGAGGTAGTGAAGgattaaaatatcataacaGTGTTGAATG TTACGATCCAGAAAATGATCGATGGACAAATGTAAAACCAATGCATACAAAGCGTTTAGCACCTGGAGTAACAGTAGTAAATCGATTACTTTACGCAATCGGTGGTTTTGATggtaaaaatcgtttaaattcAGCTGAATGTTATCATCCTGAAAACGATGAGTGGTCATTAATAGCCCCAATGCATACCGCGCGAAGTGGAGCAGGAGTAGCTGCAATAAACCAATTCATTTACGTTATTGGTGGATTTGATGGGACCAGACAAAGAAATTCTGTGGAACGATATGACACGGAACGCGATGTTTGGGAATTTGTAACCTCAATGAAAATATCTCGGAGCGCTTTGAGTGTAACAGTGCTTGATTGCAAAATTTATGCGATTGGTGGATATGATGGACAAAACTTTTTGGATAACGTGGAGGTTTATGACCCCGCTCGTGATGTTTGGGAGGATGGGGTACCATTAACGTCAGGAAGATCAGGACATGCGAGTGCCGTTTGTTATCAAAGTCCTGGTTTACAAACGTGTGATATTTCACCAAGACCGAGTTGTTCCGATCATTTTAGTCCAAGATCGAATAGTTCGTCACATTTCTCAAGTCCGAGATCGAATTATTCGATTACGTAA
- the LOC111417255 gene encoding kelch-like ECH-associated protein 1B isoform X2 — MRNSLNMDIEEDFPYITNDSTSTCSASSPRKGNSKSSGGCNSEIGDMSFSMFEYIKDAMRAMDMMRGHQMLTDVILEVGTELFHVHRVVLAAASPYFKAMFTGGLKESEMKRVKLQGVSPTAMNRLIHFMYTGRIRVTENTVCQLLPAATMFQVTNVIQACCDFLEQQLDPSNAIGIANFAEQHGCNDLCRKANQYIERNFSQICHEEEFLQLSAFQLVNLIKKDELNVQEEKEVYNAVLKWVKYDEDTRHVKMENILCAVRCQFLTPKFLNDQIAKCDVLKKTPACRLYLSKIFQDLTLHKRTAVKQRTPNTPRIIYVAGGYFRQSLNVLEGYNVDDKTWHQLDNLTVPRSGLGGAFLKGNFYAVGGRNNTPGTNDDSDWVDRYNPIKDTWRPCSPMSAPRNRVGVAVMDGLLYAVGGSEGLKYHNSVECYDPENDRWTNVKPMHTKRLAPGVTVVNRLLYAIGGFDGKNRLNSAECYHPENDEWSLIAPMHTARSGAGVAAINQFIYVIGGFDGTRQRNSVERYDTERDVWEFVTSMKISRSALSVTVLDCKIYAIGGYDGQNFLDNVEVYDPARDVWEDGVPLTSGRSGHASAVCYQSPGLQTCDISPRPSCSDHFSPRSNSSSHFSSPRSNYSIT, encoded by the exons ATGAGAAATAG TTTAAATATGGACATTGAGGAAGATTTTCCTTACATCACAAACGATTCTACGTCCACTTGTTCGGCGTCCAGTCCAAGAAAAGGAAATAGTAAATCAAGCGGTGGCTGTAACTCGGAAATTGGGGACATGAGTTTTAGTATGTTCGAGTATATCAAAGATGCGATGAGg GCGATGGACATGATGCGTGGCCATCAAATGTTAACAGATGTAATTTTAGAAGTAGGAACAGAATTATTTCACGTTCATCGAGTAGTTTTAGCGGCAGCTAGTCCTTATTTTAAAGCAATGTTCACGGGAGGTTTAAAAGAATCGGAAATGAAACGGGTGAAACTCCAAGGGGTTTCGCCGACGGCAATGAACCGACTGATACATTTTATGTACACCGGAAGGATACGAGTAACGGAAAACACTGTGTGTCAACTTTTACCTGCCGCGACGATGTTTCAG GTTACGAACGTGATTCAAGCATGCTGTGATTTTTTGGAACAACAATTGGATCCTAGTAATGCTATTGGCATTGCTAATTTTGCAGAACAACATGGTTGTAATGATTTATGTAGGAAAGCCAATCAGTatattgaaagaaattttagtcag ataTGTCACGAAGAagaatttttacaattaagcGCCTTTCAATTAgtaaatttgatcaaaaaagACGAATTGAACGtacaagaagaaaaagaagtatACAACGCAGTTTTAAAATGGGTAAAATACGACGAGGATACCAGACACGTAAAAATGGAGAACATATTATGCGCAGTTCGATGTCAGTTTTTAACGCCAAAGTTCCTTAACGATCAAATTGCGAAATgcgatgttttaaaaaaaacaccAGCATGTAGAttgtatttatcaaaaatatttcaagatCTAACGTTGCATAAACGAACGGCCGTTAAACAACGTACCCCAAACACGCCTAGAATAATTTATGTAGCAGGGGGTTATTTTCGACAATCATTAAATGTTTTAGAAGGTTATAATGTTGATGATAAAACGTGGCATCAATTGGATAATTTAACCGTACCTAGATCTGGATTAGGAGGAGCTTTTTTGaag ggCAATTTTTATGCTGTCGGTGGAAGAAACAATACTCCAGGCACAAATGACGATTCCGATTGGGTTGATAGATACAATCCAATTAAAGATACTTGGAGACCTTGTAGTCCTATGTCTGCACCAAGAAATCGAGTTGGAGTTGCTGTTATGGATGGGCTTTTATATGCCGTCGGAGGTAGTGAAGgattaaaatatcataacaGTGTTGAATG TTACGATCCAGAAAATGATCGATGGACAAATGTAAAACCAATGCATACAAAGCGTTTAGCACCTGGAGTAACAGTAGTAAATCGATTACTTTACGCAATCGGTGGTTTTGATggtaaaaatcgtttaaattcAGCTGAATGTTATCATCCTGAAAACGATGAGTGGTCATTAATAGCCCCAATGCATACCGCGCGAAGTGGAGCAGGAGTAGCTGCAATAAACCAATTCATTTACGTTATTGGTGGATTTGATGGGACCAGACAAAGAAATTCTGTGGAACGATATGACACGGAACGCGATGTTTGGGAATTTGTAACCTCAATGAAAATATCTCGGAGCGCTTTGAGTGTAACAGTGCTTGATTGCAAAATTTATGCGATTGGTGGATATGATGGACAAAACTTTTTGGATAACGTGGAGGTTTATGACCCCGCTCGTGATGTTTGGGAGGATGGGGTACCATTAACGTCAGGAAGATCAGGACATGCGAGTGCCGTTTGTTATCAAAGTCCTGGTTTACAAACGTGTGATATTTCACCAAGACCGAGTTGTTCCGATCATTTTAGTCCAAGATCGAATAGTTCGTCACATTTCTCAAGTCCGAGATCGAATTATTCGATTACGTAA
- the LOC111417255 gene encoding kelch-like ECH-associated protein 1B isoform X3 has translation MDIEEDFPYITNDSTSTCSASSPRKGNSKSSGGCNSEIGDMSFSMFEYIKDAMRAMDMMRGHQMLTDVILEVGTELFHVHRVVLAAASPYFKAMFTGGLKESEMKRVKLQGVSPTAMNRLIHFMYTGRIRVTENTVCQLLPAATMFQVTNVIQACCDFLEQQLDPSNAIGIANFAEQHGCNDLCRKANQYIERNFSQICHEEEFLQLSAFQLVNLIKKDELNVQEEKEVYNAVLKWVKYDEDTRHVKMENILCAVRCQFLTPKFLNDQIAKCDVLKKTPACRLYLSKIFQDLTLHKRTAVKQRTPNTPRIIYVAGGYFRQSLNVLEGYNVDDKTWHQLDNLTVPRSGLGGAFLKGNFYAVGGRNNTPGTNDDSDWVDRYNPIKDTWRPCSPMSAPRNRVGVAVMDGLLYAVGGSEGLKYHNSVECYDPENDRWTNVKPMHTKRLAPGVTVVNRLLYAIGGFDGKNRLNSAECYHPENDEWSLIAPMHTARSGAGVAAINQFIYVIGGFDGTRQRNSVERYDTERDVWEFVTSMKISRSALSVTVLDCKIYAIGGYDGQNFLDNVEVYDPARDVWEDGVPLTSGRSGHASAVCYQSPGLQTCDISPRPSCSDHFSPRSNSSSHFSSPRSNYSIT, from the exons ATGGACATTGAGGAAGATTTTCCTTACATCACAAACGATTCTACGTCCACTTGTTCGGCGTCCAGTCCAAGAAAAGGAAATAGTAAATCAAGCGGTGGCTGTAACTCGGAAATTGGGGACATGAGTTTTAGTATGTTCGAGTATATCAAAGATGCGATGAGg GCGATGGACATGATGCGTGGCCATCAAATGTTAACAGATGTAATTTTAGAAGTAGGAACAGAATTATTTCACGTTCATCGAGTAGTTTTAGCGGCAGCTAGTCCTTATTTTAAAGCAATGTTCACGGGAGGTTTAAAAGAATCGGAAATGAAACGGGTGAAACTCCAAGGGGTTTCGCCGACGGCAATGAACCGACTGATACATTTTATGTACACCGGAAGGATACGAGTAACGGAAAACACTGTGTGTCAACTTTTACCTGCCGCGACGATGTTTCAG GTTACGAACGTGATTCAAGCATGCTGTGATTTTTTGGAACAACAATTGGATCCTAGTAATGCTATTGGCATTGCTAATTTTGCAGAACAACATGGTTGTAATGATTTATGTAGGAAAGCCAATCAGTatattgaaagaaattttagtcag ataTGTCACGAAGAagaatttttacaattaagcGCCTTTCAATTAgtaaatttgatcaaaaaagACGAATTGAACGtacaagaagaaaaagaagtatACAACGCAGTTTTAAAATGGGTAAAATACGACGAGGATACCAGACACGTAAAAATGGAGAACATATTATGCGCAGTTCGATGTCAGTTTTTAACGCCAAAGTTCCTTAACGATCAAATTGCGAAATgcgatgttttaaaaaaaacaccAGCATGTAGAttgtatttatcaaaaatatttcaagatCTAACGTTGCATAAACGAACGGCCGTTAAACAACGTACCCCAAACACGCCTAGAATAATTTATGTAGCAGGGGGTTATTTTCGACAATCATTAAATGTTTTAGAAGGTTATAATGTTGATGATAAAACGTGGCATCAATTGGATAATTTAACCGTACCTAGATCTGGATTAGGAGGAGCTTTTTTGaag ggCAATTTTTATGCTGTCGGTGGAAGAAACAATACTCCAGGCACAAATGACGATTCCGATTGGGTTGATAGATACAATCCAATTAAAGATACTTGGAGACCTTGTAGTCCTATGTCTGCACCAAGAAATCGAGTTGGAGTTGCTGTTATGGATGGGCTTTTATATGCCGTCGGAGGTAGTGAAGgattaaaatatcataacaGTGTTGAATG TTACGATCCAGAAAATGATCGATGGACAAATGTAAAACCAATGCATACAAAGCGTTTAGCACCTGGAGTAACAGTAGTAAATCGATTACTTTACGCAATCGGTGGTTTTGATggtaaaaatcgtttaaattcAGCTGAATGTTATCATCCTGAAAACGATGAGTGGTCATTAATAGCCCCAATGCATACCGCGCGAAGTGGAGCAGGAGTAGCTGCAATAAACCAATTCATTTACGTTATTGGTGGATTTGATGGGACCAGACAAAGAAATTCTGTGGAACGATATGACACGGAACGCGATGTTTGGGAATTTGTAACCTCAATGAAAATATCTCGGAGCGCTTTGAGTGTAACAGTGCTTGATTGCAAAATTTATGCGATTGGTGGATATGATGGACAAAACTTTTTGGATAACGTGGAGGTTTATGACCCCGCTCGTGATGTTTGGGAGGATGGGGTACCATTAACGTCAGGAAGATCAGGACATGCGAGTGCCGTTTGTTATCAAAGTCCTGGTTTACAAACGTGTGATATTTCACCAAGACCGAGTTGTTCCGATCATTTTAGTCCAAGATCGAATAGTTCGTCACATTTCTCAAGTCCGAGATCGAATTATTCGATTACGTAA
- the LOC111417256 gene encoding protein anon-73B1: MNAAININVEDTTASLVKYGLYLGAIFQIICLLACVILPDSVEESVNWSVRGESDDESSEQSTPHHTPRRPHHRLRKQEKKKRR, from the exons ATGAATGCTGCTATAAATATTAACGTTGAAGATACAACAGCTAGTTTGGTTAAATATGGGTTATATTTGGgagcaatttttcaaattatctgCTTGTTAGCTTGTGTAATTTTACCTGATTCTGTTGAGGAGTCTGTGAATTGGTCTGTGAGG GGTGAAAGCGATGATGAAAGCTCTGAACAAAGCACTCCCCATCACACCCCAAGGAGACCTCATCATAGACTCaggaaacaagaaaaaaagaagaggcgttaa
- the LOC111417247 gene encoding dnaJ homolog subfamily C member 16 has product MIWLRQVWPILALFFLFLEGQTTSTRTGDPYKILGVKRAATSQDIRKAYKRLAKEWHPDKSGHPDAENKFVEIKQAYELLSDPDRRFKYDQNGITDEDFNYQHDNIRYNFGYDDFFGDGRFYAPNNDITFFHKLTITTRHFDKIIFPRSSKTPYFIFFYTDWCFSCMQAAPYMRKLVDYVEPYGINFVTIQADKEPKLKRRLNVHTLPCLVLLLDGNIYVYKETITSLQRIIDFLRRKLPYKLVPSIDETDVEDFLNGWTDNRVRALVFEPRSLIRLRYLITAFHFRDRVAFGFVESEELRVKYQIPSDMDAVLMFNENSSRPVASITMKDIPTTTLHHIITSNQFLALPRLSSQEVLDSLCPCEWNKPRKKLCVVLVTSTSSNHDVHRETFRLYAQNAPYSIDKVRFAYIYHDKQIEFVNALIPEGKLVEPLLRIVILWRRDTQHVKYEWADEKWEYEENMNDTTQKLENTISRLLRSTEALTYEAFVKELFDEHAKGIVGRVFSKIRTIWLSIYDGLSKEQILPALSVLGTVAFIVIIGFVMTYFVRIEEEKINATKSSVTNNNVSNGSISVYQPELKIHELRSEKYHGLVRLLKPGCRTILLILDMQSRQQLIPPFHKAVWPYRKNKTLMFAYMYIERGISWFKELLELSIMDTRELKIQNPRNCVGTVLALNGHRKYFCMFHAKHTELNHGLRKKLKLYSIQKKDLETAAFIAFDESSSSDSDKEDVLLEGDLLDGLPIWLDKLFEGTTQRFRINYWPEFPNK; this is encoded by the exons ATGATATGGTTGCGCCAAGTGTGGCCCATTTTAGCCTTATTCTTCCTCTTCCTGGAGGGACAAACGACCTCAACTCGAACAGGTGATCCATACAAAATATTGGGCGTTAAACGTGCTGCGACTAGTCAAGATATTCGAAAAGCTTACAAAAGATTAGCCAAAGAAtg GCATCCGGATAAATCAGGACATCCCGACgctgaaaataaatttgttgaaattaaacaaGCTTATGAATTACTCTCAGACCCTGATCGACGTTTTAAATATGATCAAAATGGGATTACCGATGAAGattttaattatcaacatGATAATATAAGATATAATTTTGGTTATGATGATTTTTTTGGTGACGGAAGGTTTTATGCACCTAATAatgatataactttttttcataaacttaCTATAACTACAAG acattttgataaaataattttcccAAGAAGCAGTAAAACCCCTTATTTCATATTCTTTTATACGGACTGGTGTTTTTCTTGTATGCAAGCTGCACCTTATATGCGAAAATTAGTAGATTATGTTGAACCTTATGGcattaattttgttacaatTCAAGCTGATAAAGAACCTAAACTAAAAAGACGTTTAAATGTTCACACTTTGCCTTGTTTAGTACTACTTTTAGATGGAAACATCTatgtttataaagaaacaaTTACTAGTTTACAAAGAATAATCGATTTCCTTCGAAGAAAACTGCCATATAAATTAGTACCATCCATAGATGAAACAGATgttgaagattttttaaatggttgGACAGATAATCGAGTTAGAGCTTTAGTTTTTGAACCAAGGAGTTTAATTAGATTAAGATATTTAATTACAGCTTTTCACTTTAGAGATAGAGTAGCATTTGg aTTTGTTGAATCTGAAGAGTTACGTGTTAAATATCAAATACCAAGTGATATGGACGctgttttaatgtttaatgaaaattcaTCACGACCAGTTGCTAGTATTACCATGAAAGATATACCTACCACTACTTTACATCATATTATTActtcaaatcaatttttagcTTTACCAAGATTATCATCACAg gAAGTGTTGGATTCACTTTGTCCATGTGAATGGAATAAACCCAGAAAAAAGCTTTGTGTTGTTTTGGTGACTTCAACATCAAGTAATCATGATGTTCACAGGGAAACTTTTAGACTTTACGCACAAAATGCTCCTTATAGTATTGATAAAGTTCGATTTGCTTATATTTATCATGATAAACAAATTGAGTTTGTTAATGCTTTAATACCag aggGTAAATTAGTAGAACCTCTTCTAAGAATCGTAATATTATGGCGTAGAGACACTCAACATGTAAAATATGAATGGGCCGATGAAAAATGGGAATATGAAGAAAATATGAATGATACAAcacaaaaattagaaaacacGATAAGCCGATTATTACGTTCAACGGAAGCTTTAACTTACGAAGCGTTTGTAAAA gaATTATTTGATGAACACGCAAAAGGAATCGTTGGTAgagttttctcaaaaattcgcACCATTTGGTTATCAATATACGATGGATTAAGCAAAGAACAAATCCTCCCAGCTTTATCCGTTTTGGGAACAGTcgcttttattgttataattggTTTCGTTATGACGTATTTTGTGCGGatcgaagaagaaaaaataaacgcCACCAAAAGTTCAGTAACAAACAATAACGTATCAAATGGATCAATTTCCGTTTATCAACCGGAACTGAAAATTCATGAACTTCGATCAGAAAAATATCACGGCTTGGTGAGGCTTTTAAAACCGGGATGTCGTACGATTTTACTCATCTTAGATATGCAATCGAGACAACAATTAATTCCACCCTTTCATAAAGCTGTTTGGCCATACAGGAA aaataaaacattaatgttTGCTTATATGTATATCGAACGAGGAATAAGTTGGTTTAAAGAACTTTTGGAACTATCAATAATGGATACAagagaattaaaaatacaaaatcctAGAAATTGTGTTGGAactgttttagctttaaatggccacagaaaatatttttgtatgtttCATGCAAAACACACAGAATTAAATCATGGt ttacgaaaaaaattgaagttaTATTCGATTCAAAAAAAGGATTTAGAAACAGCTGCTTTTATTGCTTTTGATGAATCATCATCATCAGATTCAGATAAAGAAGATGTGCTATTGGAAGGTGATCTTTTAGATGGATTACCAATTTGGCTcgataaattatttgaaggaACGACGCAACGTTTTCGCATTAATTACTGGCCTGAGtttccaaataaataa